A single window of Manduca sexta isolate Smith_Timp_Sample1 chromosome 15, JHU_Msex_v1.0, whole genome shotgun sequence DNA harbors:
- the LOC115449561 gene encoding threonylcarbamoyladenosine tRNA methylthiotransferase gives MPGVCEEIIGDIEDLISSQDITPKERYANRKNVTVRSRKKEKSESEAAEKVILQSVVPGTQTIYVKTWGCAHNSSDSEYMAGLLAANGYRLTEDKWAAQLWLLNSCTVKNPAEDHFKNEIELGQSRGIHVVVAGCVPQGAPRANYIQGLSVVGVQQIDRIVEVVEETLKGHTVRLFGQRKTGEGRKAGGASLLLPKVRKNPLIEIIPINTGCLNQCTYCKTKHARGELGSYPPEEIVERARQSFTEGVVEIWLTSEDTGTYGRDIGTSLPELLWKLVEVIPEGCRLRLGMTNPPYILEHLPDVAEIMHHPRVYKFLHVPVQAGSDQVLSDMKREYTCADFERVVNYLREKVPGMTIATDIICGFPTETEADFEDTMRLCRKYKFPSLFINQFFPRPGTPAAKMQRVPGQEVKKRTKMLSDFFRSYEPYGHKVGEIQEVLVTDISHDKNYFVAHNEFYEQVLVPKEERFMGKMLTVKITSATKFSMMGEVIDKPKMAGLTAPLKKGEVSGVYTEVESKKFVPLPLIVLVIAALVRLIWIFL, from the exons ATGCCAGGTGTTTGTGAAGAAATTATTGGCGATATTGAGGATTTGATATCGTCGCAAGACATCACACCGAAAGAACGGTATGCAAACCGCAAGAATGTAACTGTTAGATCACGGAAAAAAGAGAAATCAGAATCGGAAGCCGCAGAAAAGGTTATATTACAGAGTGTCGTACCAG gtactCAAACAATCTACGTCAAGACATGGGGATGTGCCCACAACAGCTCCGACTCGGAGTACATGGCGGGCCTGCTGGCGGCTAACGGATACCGCCTCACGGAAGACAAGTGGGCTGCACAGCTGTGGCTACTCAACTCTTGCACTGTGAAGAATCCAGCTGAGGACCATTTTAA AAATGAAATAGAACTAGGGCAGAGCCGCGGCATCCATGTGGTGGTAGCAGGCTGCGTGCCACAGGGGGCTCCACGCGCCAACTATATCCAGGGGCTGAGCGTAGTCGGAGTGCAGCAGATTGACAGGATCGTTGAGGTTGTAGAAGAGACATTAAAAG GCCACACAGTCCGTCTCTTTGGTCAAAGAAAGACAGGCGAAGGTCGCAAGGCGGGCGGCGCGTCCCTTCTCCTCCCAAAGGTCCGCAAGAACCCTCTGATAGAGATCATACCGATCAACACCGGATGCCTCAACCAATGCACCTATTGTAAAACGAAGCATGCTCGCGGAGAGCTTGGCAGTTACCCACCAGAGGAGATTGTGGAGAGGGCTCGCCAGTCGTTCACTGAGGGTGTTGTTGAGATCTGGCTGACTAGTGAGGATACAG GCACATATGGGCGCGATATAGGCACATCGTTACCAGAGTTACTATGGAAACTCGTGGAAGTGATCCCTGAAGGCTGTCGACTCCGATTGGGCATGACCAACCCACCTTACATCCTGGAGCATTTGCCTGACGTCGCCGAGATCATGCACCATCCCAGGGTCTACAA ATTCCTCCACGTGCCAGTCCAGGCTGGTAGTGACCAAGTGTTGTCAGATATGAAGAGAGAATACACATGTGCAGACTTTGAACGCGTCGTCAATTATTTGAGGGAGAA GGTGCCCGGCATGACGATAGCTACGGACATAATCTGCGGCTTTCCCACTGAGACTGAGGCTGACTTCGAGGACACCATGAGGCTCTGCAGGAAATACAAGTTCCCCTCGCTGTTCATCAACCAGTTCTTCCCGAGGCCTGGTACTCCTGCTGCGAAGATGCAGCGC GTGCCAGGTCAAGAAGTGAAGAAGCGTACTAAGATGTTATCAGATTTCTTCAGGTCGTACGAGCCGTACGGACACAAAGTTGGCGAGATACAAGAGGTACTAGTCACGGACATATCTCacgataaaaattattttgtggcTCATAACGAGTTTTACGAGCAAGTTTTGGTGCCCAAAGAAGAAAGGTTTATGGGCAAAATGTTGACAGTTAAGATTACAAGTGCAACGAAATTCTCTATGATGGGCGAGGTTATAGACAAACCTAAGATGGCGGGTCTCACGGCGCCATTAAAGAAGGGAGAAGTGTCCGGTGTCTATACAGAGGTGGAAAGCAAGAAGTTTGTGCCTTTACCGCTGATAGTGTTGGTCATTGCAGCATTAGTTAGGTTGAtatggatatttttataa